Proteins found in one Streptomyces sp. CB09001 genomic segment:
- a CDS encoding DUF3152 domain-containing protein, giving the protein MGRHSRRGPAPKADAADAAATRENRAGRPDPRRTNGPSQEPQGPHRPQGPHQPQGPHQSQWPHQPQGADGAAPRGAVPGDVLGARQGYAGPGPGPGRGPGGRFPDETPAHGFPRTADGTPAQGVPRFPDGTPAHGVPRYPDGTPAHGVPRVRGGHPEQREAGGSWGESAGRPGAGYGPAAGPHAGAPAPSAPPSPSGPRSPFPRQRQAPAEGPRQDYLDAFGADEDVFAVRSRGRTPGAARPADPYASVTDWSTADGGASGGGGIPAGADADADDEPPTGEPAPVKGAKGRTFTGIAAAAVTTVLAVVVAGQVADGTDEDGVSAQSGTGQARGAHDPASRDDERPTPSASGSAKPLTYEQKMGKRYPLGATLKASGKFDAIPGIAKGTGKGKRYTYRIDVEQGLGLDGELFAEAVQKTLNDNRSWAHNGARTFERIESGQPSFVITLASPGTTAEWCAKSGLDTTEDNVSCDSAATQRVMINAYRWAQGASPYGDAIHAYRQMLINHEIGHRIGYNHVTCDKDGELAPVMQQQTKFVDHDGIDCRPNAWAYPNG; this is encoded by the coding sequence GTGGGACGCCACAGCCGCCGCGGGCCCGCACCCAAGGCAGACGCCGCGGACGCCGCCGCAACACGCGAGAACCGGGCCGGTCGGCCCGACCCGCGCCGGACGAACGGGCCGTCGCAGGAGCCACAAGGGCCGCACCGGCCACAGGGGCCCCATCAGCCACAGGGGCCCCATCAGTCACAGTGGCCCCACCAGCCGCAGGGGGCCGACGGGGCGGCGCCACGCGGGGCGGTTCCGGGCGACGTCCTGGGTGCCCGCCAGGGGTACGCGGGCCCGGGTCCCGGCCCGGGGCGAGGCCCGGGCGGGCGGTTCCCGGACGAGACGCCGGCCCACGGTTTTCCGCGCACGGCGGACGGCACGCCCGCGCAGGGCGTCCCGAGGTTCCCCGACGGCACGCCCGCCCACGGCGTCCCCCGGTATCCCGACGGCACCCCGGCGCACGGTGTGCCGCGGGTCCGGGGCGGTCACCCCGAGCAGCGGGAAGCAGGCGGAAGCTGGGGCGAGTCGGCCGGGCGGCCCGGTGCCGGGTACGGACCGGCGGCGGGACCGCACGCCGGGGCCCCCGCACCCTCCGCGCCGCCCTCGCCGTCCGGACCGCGCTCGCCCTTCCCGAGGCAGCGGCAGGCGCCGGCGGAGGGGCCGCGGCAGGACTACCTGGACGCCTTCGGCGCGGACGAGGACGTCTTCGCGGTCCGCTCCCGAGGCCGTACCCCCGGTGCGGCGCGGCCCGCCGACCCGTACGCCTCCGTCACCGACTGGAGCACCGCGGACGGGGGCGCCTCCGGAGGCGGCGGCATCCCCGCCGGTGCCGACGCGGACGCCGACGACGAGCCGCCCACGGGTGAACCCGCACCGGTCAAGGGGGCCAAGGGCCGGACCTTCACGGGTATCGCGGCGGCCGCCGTCACCACCGTGCTGGCCGTCGTCGTGGCCGGTCAGGTCGCCGACGGGACGGACGAGGACGGCGTGAGCGCGCAGTCCGGCACCGGCCAGGCCCGCGGGGCCCACGACCCGGCGTCACGGGACGACGAACGGCCGACGCCCTCCGCGTCCGGGTCCGCGAAACCGCTGACGTACGAGCAGAAGATGGGCAAGAGGTACCCACTCGGCGCCACCCTCAAGGCCTCGGGGAAGTTCGACGCGATCCCGGGCATCGCCAAGGGGACCGGCAAGGGGAAGCGGTACACCTACCGCATCGACGTGGAGCAGGGGCTCGGCCTCGACGGTGAACTCTTCGCCGAGGCCGTGCAGAAGACCCTCAACGACAACCGGAGCTGGGCCCACAACGGCGCCCGCACCTTCGAGCGCATCGAGTCGGGGCAGCCCAGCTTCGTCATCACGCTGGCCAGCCCCGGCACCACCGCCGAGTGGTGCGCCAAGTCGGGCCTGGACACCACCGAGGACAACGTGTCCTGCGACTCGGCCGCCACCCAGCGCGTGATGATCAACGCCTACCGCTGGGCCCAGGGCGCGTCGCCGTACGGCGACGCGATCCACGCGTACCGGCAGATGCTGATCAACCACGAGATCGGTCACCGCATCGGCTACAACCACGTCACCTGCGACAAGGACGGCGAGCTCGCCCCGGTCATGCAGCAGCAGACGAAGTTCGTCGACCACGACGGAATCGACTGCCGGCCCAACGCCTGGGCCTACCCGAACGGCTGA